Part of the Zingiber officinale cultivar Zhangliang chromosome 6A, Zo_v1.1, whole genome shotgun sequence genome, AAATGCCAGTATTTCTTTTTCCAAGAAGCAAATATAAAATAGATCATATAGGCAACGAAAGTCGAAGTCAAATTGCAAACATGTATTGAAGAGAACAAGTAAAAATGTTGAAGAAACTTTAGCTTCTAACAGAAGATTATGGTGATCTATAAGTCTGCATGCTATCTTCCACATGACCAATATGATAAATAATCAAAATGAATGATGTCAAATGCAcatttaatttaatatacaaaTTACAGAATCAATTAGATGGAACACTTATGTAGGATGGTTTCTGTCATGTGCTATTTGGAAGCTTTCTTCATGTCGTCTCAAAATACCTAAGCCTGTGGTTAAATTAACATGCCATTGGTTTTAACTGATCCTAGAATGGAATTTTTTTTCCTATTCCAAAACCTCCATCAGCATGCTTAATAATAATAACTCTATCTTCTCTGCCCTTATGAAGGCCATAGctaacaaaaaatttaaataaattaagacAGACATACTAGGGACAGTTATAAGAAGCTGATGGGACTGCGATCATAGACTTCTATATTATCTTGGAGATTTCCAGCTTCAAATTCATTTGCTACATTAACACAAGCTGAACCAGTCTGTAAACACTCTACAGCACTTGACATCGAGCAAGATGGAATGAATAACTCAGTTTGCTTtttgagctttctccttcttcttcagtcTCTTCACTTGTGTTTCTCCATTTCCTTTTGAGCTTTTAGATTCAAGTTGTTCATCCAAATTGCTACAAACAATAATATCAGACCAATATGAATCCTGAATGAAGCAAGGTGAGGCCAAATCTGAAAGGACTGTCTTGGATTTTGACAATTGTGACCTGCTCTGTTTTCTAGAACCTATATCCTCTACTCCCTTGTCTTCTGAAGAACAAGATACTACTCTAAACCCATTGAAAAAACTGTCTGTTTTATCTGTTTTGTCCATGTTAAGTGGATTGATTGCAGCTAAGCACTGTCCTGAGGACATTTTATAAGGTGAGCAGTCCTTTAGTTCTGTCTTTTCCAATCTTCCAGTCCCCATTTGTGAATTAGGATAATCAAAAACTGCATTTCTCTTTTGGCTTAATCTAGGTGAATTCCTTTTTATGAAAGTAGGGGACTTTTTACTCTTTCCCATAATTCGGTCATTGTGTTCTTTAGCCCTGAACTGTTTACTACAATTTAGAGATGCCATTGTCATATCTCCTAAAGAATCAAGTTTTTTCATCTTACGCTTCCCCGAGATGACAGGATAAAAACAGGCAATCTTTTGTCTCTTAGTTGATGAAGTCAAAGGATCTCTTCTGTCAATACTATTTCTATGACAATCAATATGGTGAGGCAAGCATTTATCATCCGTTAGCTCAGATAAGCTCTTTCTTTTTCTATGCCCACTTAGAACATACATCTTGTCTCTCTTAGTTCTTGATCTGCGCCTTAATTCCTTATTAACAAAACAAGCAGCTGAAGAAACTGGACTCAACATATCAGCAATACCATTACAAAGATTTATTTCTGTAGCTGGCAAACTCTCATCATTATCCTCTAGCTCTTGATGCAGGACAGAAACAGGGAGTTGAAGACAACCGTTAGTGCAATGAAAGGCCTTCAGATGAGCTTTTGCTATCACAAGATCCAAGGTGTCGGCTCCTCTGCATGGGGACATAGCTAACAACCGAATATAGTCCATCATTTTCTTAGGTTCAAATGAGTTCATGATCCAAGATTTATTAACAGCACAACTACATGTTCCTTCCTGAACTCCAGCATTCTCAACCCAAAGGTCCTTCAGAACAGCATACGCTTCATCTTGTGAACAAATGCATCTCATTCCCAGCTCCAAATGTCTTGAGACCTCTGCTAATGCATCATTTACTGCAGTACCAAATACATCACCCCTGCCTTGCTTCTCCATCTGAGTGAAGTACCTCTGGAAAGGCTTCAGGTTGGATTCTTGGCACCAAGCAAAAGTCTTGTCACCGAAATAGAGTACCAGATGGTGATCCTCTTTCTGAGTACTCAACGCAATGTCTGATGCAACTGATGGGCCAAAGATCCAACCAGGCCACCAAGGGTGGCTCCTTACCTTACCCCACACCAGATCCGAGATTGCAAAACTGTCCTTATTCTCATCTTGGAAGGGTTGCAAATACCGCACAGTTCGTCTTTCTTCTACAATGGTGGAACGTCGCcgccttcctctccttctccttttcCGCAGTTCGTGTTCCTCCACTTGCGCATTCTTGTCCCCGAAGGCAGCTGCATCCGCGTCGATCTTCCCACAAAACTCAGCATTAAAAACGTCACCTTTATCCATCATCGTCTCTCCATTCAACTCGACCGCTGCATTCTTCGTTTCAGTTTCCGCAATGACCTTCATCTCGTCCGCATATCTCAAATCGCTCTCATCATTTTCTTCCATTTCCTTCTCGTCTGGCGCCGCCTCTTTAGCAACATCCGCACTACCACCAACCGCACTGCCCGGACTCTCATTTCCGCGTCGCCGAACAACACAATCAATCGCCAGATCCCGCGCTGCATCTTTCTTTGCTAAGAGATCCTCCCCCGCGGAAACAGCTAGGGTTTCCAAACAAAGTATCCCAGACTCCGCCATAGGACAAGCAACAAAGGCCTCAGGACTTGCAAAATGGAATATCGGTAGGTGATGCCCAATATCGCCGACGGAGACATCATCCGGTGGATCTGACGACATCTGCGATAAGAAACCCTAGAAATTCCTCTCCCGAGTAAAGGAATCAATTCGAACCAGCGCTAAATTCCGCAAAGATTTTGAGGGCAAGAGAACAAACCAACGGCGGTTTCGATTCGACCGCAAAACCACAACAAAGAGAGGAaggcagagagagagagattgaTCGAGCCGCTGCCTGTCACCTTTTTGAAGGTAGGGGTGCGATCACCGCCGCCCTTCCACCCGGAGTCTCCATCTGGGATCGGCTCCGCGTTCGACCTGATGAGTTGTGGAGGCTAACCAAAGAGGGTGAGGGTTGCTCACTGATGGAGTTGGACGGTCATAACTGAATTTTAAGATTGAAAATAAAAGATGGATTGTAGAAGAACGTTCCATGTCCTGCTTCCACGAGCAAATTCACAGGTGAGCGATAAGCAAGGGGAAAGGCGGTGTCACGACTCGAGGGTTCCAAGTTGGAAAGTTGTGCCGCGCGCATCGACGTTACCGCCAAAATTGTTGGGTTTTTTTATAGTTCGACTACCGAGCCGGCTTTTCATCCGcccaattaaatttataatttacaagtacttaaattgttataataatttttaagataattttaaatatataattttaattaaatttaaaattaaattataatttatttttttttgggtaaaaacaaaaaaaaaatgctctTTAGTTTTTTGAGTAATGATGGTGCCcactttaatttttcattaaaaaaaattctatagtgTAATTACTTAATTATCTtcaattataatatttatttatgattCACATATCTTAGgactaaattttaaattagtctGACACATTATAATAGTTACAAAATATTATATAGTTTTAGCAACTATGATTTCATAACTACTACAATAatattgatccggcagtaaggacgggggaccctctttgaggggagtcaataacacgtagaggtcaaaagtcagaAGGGTCAACCTGAGAGccagccgatcggagaagggtcgggtcaaccggccgaacgggtccgggcggaatcaaagacaacctgatggggagtcgggtttccgacgctcatggtgaacagggtcgccgggccgagcgagTAGCCCGCTCGGCCAAGGCGTAAAGCggcaatgctgtgaaggaacaatctcagccgagcacgcgaccggGAATCTTCTCGGTCGGACGGATACCTATGGCCGATCGGAAGTGATGTGCCTGCCGAGAggctggacgctcggctcggggaaaaagagacaaggacaaggggacattggggaacatcatcttctgacaacaggcatgttcggcgaccaggccatacgcagaatcgtacgacggaaagttgtgccgtcccatcagagaggtgctcagattgtagcagtatggtgtcaggcatgctcctctggtaagcccatgctaaggtatggtaaaggacacgtgtacacctcggtaggtgtgcataagcctcctcagagctctatataagagcccacagacttcgccggaggtatgcgatctctcatctttggagccacttcatcgttttcctcttgcctgacttgagcgtcggagggtcgtcgccgggaaccccttcccagttcgacttccttgcaggttcaccggagatccatacggccgATCAGAGATCCACATCATCAATTCGGAGAGTGTCATGTGCCCAGCATCCATCgactcagcattcggacaggatcaaattggcgccgtctgtgggaacgcacctgcatccgagcggaagagatggacgaagctggacgacctcacaccatgatgctctcccaggaggagcttgacggtctaatcgaggcaagagcagctaagctcgtggagcaacagaaacagaaggtgcAAGCCGAGCGACTGGAGCAACAAGTGACGTCAgtgtcaggaggccgagcggcagcAGAGTTCCGACCAGAGAACATCTCAGCATGGGACCGAGATAAGGTTCCGATCGGCATCCAAGGAGAAGCACCGCCTGCCCtgattccatttcatcgggccctattccgtacgcctcctgaagtcgcaccagctaaccttgatcgaggatcttcattcgacgaggcgcccaggcgagactacagaaaaggcaaggctccccgaacggatgCCTCCCCtaagcggatcaaccggcagagaatgaagcagaactacaaccggcgcgtgatccctagagcattctaggtcggcgacctagtgtggaagaaagtaaagccggtcggggacgttggcaagctggaggctccttgggcgggccccttcaaagtcatcgaaaagctccgctcgggtgtcTATTATCTgaaggatgaagacggacggcaactggatcgaccatggagcgcgaaccacctccagccttaccgggcggggtgaaaggtgcgccaatgcaatgtatgctgtatactttccgttcggatgtatacttgaaatgcaggagtaaaaaatcagaaaattagcgcaagtatagagcatcgtcagccgaatcggaaggccgtcgagctccgacgttaaacatcgagagtcgtaccggcgactataaatcctccggccggaagaccgtcgagctccgacgttaaatatcgagagtcgagccggcgactataaaccctccggccggaagaccgttgagctccgacgttaaatatcgagagtcgggccggcgattgtaaaccctccggtcggaagaccgtcgagatccgacgttaaatatcgagagtcggacaggcgactataaacccttcggccggaagaccgtcgagctccaacgttaaatatcgagagtcgtaccagcgaatataaaccctccggccggaagaccgtcgagctccgacgttaaatatcgagagtcgagccggtgactataaaccctccggccggaagaccgtcgagctccgacgttaaatatcgagagtcggaccggcgactgtaaaccctccggccggaagaccgtcgagctccgacgttaaatatcgagagtcggaccggcgactataaaccctccggccggaagaccgtagagctccgacgttaaatatcgagagttggactggcgactataaaccctccggccggaagaccgtcgaactccgacgttaaatatcgagagtcgggccgccgactataaaccctccggccggaagaccgtcgagctccgatgttaaatatcgagagtcagaccggcgaatgtaaaccctccggccggaagaccgtcgagctccgacgttaaatatcgagagtcggaccagcaactataaaccctccgaccggaagaccgtcgagctccgacgttaaatatcgagagtcggaccggcgactataaaccctccggccggaagactgtcgagctctgatgttaaatatcgagagtcggaccggcgactataaactctccggccggaagaccgtcgagctccgacgttaaatatcgagagtcggaccggcgactataaatcccccggccggaagatcgtcgagctccgacgttaaatatcgagagtcggaccgacgactgccggaagaccgtcgagctccgacgttaaatatcgagagtcggaccggcgactgtaaaccctccggccggaagaccgtcgagctccgacgttaaatatcgagagtcggaccggcgactgtaaaccctccggccggaagaccgtcgagctccgacgttaaatatcgagagtcggaccggcgactataaaccctccggccagaagaccatcgagctccaacgttaaatatcgagagtcggaccggcgactataaaccccttggccggaagaccgtcgagctccgacgttaaatatcgagagtcggaccggcgactataaaccctccggccggaagaacgTCGAGCTGAGAGTCGAaccaacgactataaaccccccggccgtaACGAAAGACGCTTGAAGAGGAGCGGCAAGGGAAATTAGTGACAAGTCATATGCCGCCtacgcccgctcgggaggcctagttggccgagttgtgtgtcataggccccgaccaatcacccacaagcatgcaaagtaaaaacgaagttgcacaacacagataaatttttcattgaaattagAGGAATCAAgaccgagcggccgaattacaaaaagggaAGTTTTTGCCCGAACGGCCGAAGTACATAAAGACTTCTATTCCAgtaaatcataaaggtccttagggATGGTGCTAAGGAGCGCCGCAAagtcttgggccgggatgctggcgtagtcagggagctgacccttggacttcagatagtccgtcgtggcggcgatggcaagctcaaaggcattatacatccgctcacacactttttctgaaaattcggtcGAGCGGATGTGCTTCAGCCTCAGCGCTGCGACTCGGCCGGGTtccgcctcttgatattcctAGAAGGCAGCTTGGGAAGCTTCGAGAGACTCCTGCAAAGTCTTCAGTTCATCCTTATGTTTAATCGACTCACCCGAGTGGCTCGCCTTCTCACCATCCAgatgctccatcagctctttgactcgttgctctaggccccgagcctcgacgtttttcttctccagatccgCGATAGCCGTTTTCTTCCGATCGGTTGCCAGGCTTATTTTTCGATCCAATGATTTGACATGTCGATCGAGTTCAGCCAGAGTAAgggcctggtcggctgtcttcttttgctcagccgccaacagatcttgggtcttcttgagctctttctgcagctcgacgTATGAAGGACCCTGGGAGGGCGCGCCGCCTGAACTCCTTAGCCTCTTTAactcttcgtccaccatggccagacgattggagacagcgatctcctctacccatctcggcacgtgcccgagcgtcggcccacatctcggcgaggggccccttcatggtgatcatgtgctcaggCGTGGTTGGCCGATCAGACTCGGGCAtcaactcttcggtggggagatgcagggagacACTGATGGTACGGTGCCAACCAGGAGTCATCTGGgcggaagctggggaaggatcggaggccggtgtagaaaactgggacaaaatggccgagcgtTGGACTCGGCGGGAAGAGGGCGGAAGGGCGCTTATAGGTATGGCCTCTAGGGGATCCGCGCACACGTCCAgttgggatggggtccgatcAGACGAGATTGCCTcaaccgctggggctttgccgcgagaatcggcggtggtctgttcggacggctggaccgcggaagtaGCTGATCGTGAGGGAGTTGTCGGCCGACGTCTTTTTTGCCTAAGCGGGCGCTCCTCCTCCTGAATAGAaccttcctcccggacggaaggccCTCGGCTAGAAGTTGCGCCAACAgctggctccgggagagaagcctgagcggccgactcccccgcattTGTTTCGCTCTCTCCCTCGTGAGAGCGGACCGGggtgatgcccagttgctccatctccttggcggcTGCCGCCTCTAGTGCCGccactttcctcttcaaaatcccggccatcacggactccatgacaatgtctgctgcaaaggaaaaaggagaaaatcagttagcaatcaaggcgaatgcacaagtaagattcttaccaaagctgctcgggaggggagtccggATCAGACTCAGACCAAAtatatacatcaccccttcaggtaagAATTTATTAATgtcgaacttcagaccggctagtatgttggcagcgtgaagatagtccggtcttGTCTTaaacctctttagctcaggggaggttggcggtccgacctgccactgggttcagAAAAGGGCCCGTtcgggaagacgaagatagaagtagtactctttccaatgtttattggaaaaGGGCAGTTTATTAAAAAAGACTAAACCGGGccaagcctggaacatgtaagtacccagtgtgctcggactgtttaggataataaaaatagtagaagacctccggtcggaggggaatgttgtggattttgaataaGACAACAACGCAACATAGAAGGCGAaaggtgttagggactaagcttccggGCGGAATGtcgaaaaaattacagacttctacgataaagggatggaGTGGAAAGCGCAGACTGGCTATGAACTGGTCGCAGAAAAAACAgatagctccgcgcggcggtctATGTGGCCGAGTGAAGGGGGtgggtaagataagttcaaagtcagaggggatgtcaaaattgtccatcagaatCTCGGTGTATCTctgatcgaagcgcgactccatggtggtataccacgggccgagggctggGTCGTGAGGTTGAGAAGAGCTGGCCATAAGCCGAGCGGGAAAAGGAGCAAGAGATGGACGAAAGGACAAAAAGCTTAAGAGAGGGGACCGAATCGTAATCAGGAGACGAGAAcgtgaagagaagaagaaagcacgaggaaaaacaagaaatgaaaagaagatgGCAGAAGGACCTTACGGAAGCAGACGAAGATCGAAGGAAGAATACGAGAGGTCGCCGGAAGAAGCAACAGCAGGATCACCGGAGCAGGAACGGCAGGGAAAACTTGTGGGCACGCGAAAGCAAGAatgcggcggaggaagaaggcGAAAGCTTTATAGGGTTGGGCCCGAACGACCtcagccgtcggatgcaggtcgcaaaaaccaaggactctatcgggccgtccatttcaaaccgccttggtctcgtcgcccgcgacgccgccgccatacgatgacggcagcagcgccacgtggcattcggccactggagtgcatttaatgagcgccttcaCAAGGCACAAAGCGCATGtccggccttaatgtcgaagattggcgcagatttcgaagagatccgaggaatgttggcgttgactaaggtcatagctacccccgtgggggtcgagcggaggatagtttcacAGAGACGTCGCTCGGCGTGATTGGcgatccagtcagtcggactaatcgcctccttcaactagacttgaaggggaggcaagtgatccgacaaTAAGGACgagggaccccctttgagggggagtcaatgacacgtagaggtcaaaagtcagaAGGGTTAACCTGAGGGCCAGTCGATCGGAGAAGGGTCGGGTCAACCTGCCGAACAggtccgggcggaatcaaagacaacccgacggggagtcaggTTTCCGACgttcatggtgaacagggtcgccgggccgagcgggtagcccgctcggccgaggcgtaaagcgacaatgctgtgaaggaacagtctcagccgagcacacgaccgggaatcttcccggtcggacgaATACCTATGCCCGGTCGGAAGTGAtgtgcctgccgagcggctggacgctcggctcggggaaaaagagacaaggacaaggggacattggggaacatcatcttctgacaacaggcatgtttggcgaccaggccatacgcagaatcgtacgacggaaggttgtgccgtcccatcagagaggtgctcagattgtagcagtatggtgtcaggcatgctcctctggtaagcccatgctaaggtatggtaaagggcacgtgtacgcctcggtaggtgtgcataagccttcttatagctctatataagagcccgcagacttcaccggaggtacgcgatctctcatctttggagccacttcatcgttttcctcttgcctgacttgagcgtcggagggtcgtcgccgggaaccccttcccggttcgacttccttgcaggttcgccggagatccatacgaccggtcagagatccacatcatcagttcggagagcgccacgtgcccagcatccatcgactcagcattcggacaggatcaaacataaaaaaaagattaaaattattcGGAGTATTCGAAAAAGATTTAAAGGATGTATTATAGCTTGAAATTGGATTGTTATCAGTTTCATACTCTAATCAGTGGTAGATTTTTGAATGAGCTTCagtttgatatattgtgtgtccTGTAATtcaatctgagttaaaagttatggTCTTTCAAAGTTTAGAATTTCGAATTCATGTTGTATCAATTACTAAATTAAATAACTTAGTTGTAACAACTACaaaatcattatatatatatatatatatatatatatatatatatatatatatatatatatatagagatcgctttgtttttttttttgtttttttaatattttaaatttaaaaaatcaattaaaaaaattaacatttccttatataaattcttaatacattaatatatccccttaacatattacaatactcaataaatacttaaattaattttattttaattttttttaaaaccaaacactataatctaattggAAAGTCTGAACCccaaaggtaaaatctaaaaaaaaaataactttgatactataacccaaagcctgaaccctagaaataaatttttaaaaaatattttttttaattcaaaaattaaaaaaaattaaaaaaaaaactaaaatcacTGATATCCTGCACGTGCACAGTCGCGAACTGTGCGGACGCGCAggatatcaaatatatatatatatatatatatatagttaactttcattaatataaattttattttatatgtattttatcctaaattttaattaaataactagTACAAATTTTATAAAATGAAACAACATTATTCAATGAtaatatgatttattttataaaaatacaaattatttATAGtctgattgattaatgagaaaaattctcaataatatgaTTTATTCTATAAAATACTAAAACAGAG contains:
- the LOC121998373 gene encoding uncharacterized protein LOC121998373, encoding MSSDPPDDVSVGDIGHHLPIFHFASPEAFVACPMAESGILCLETLAVSAGEDLLAKKDAARDLAIDCVVRRRGNESPGSAVGGSADVAKEAAPDEKEMEENDESDLRYADEMKVIAETETKNAAVELNGETMMDKGDVFNAEFCGKIDADAAAFGDKNAQVEEHELRKRRRRGRRRRSTIVEERRTVRYLQPFQDENKDSFAISDLVWGKVRSHPWWPGWIFGPSVASDIALSTQKEDHHLVLYFGDKTFAWCQESNLKPFQRYFTQMEKQGRGDVFGTAVNDALAEVSRHLELGMRCICSQDEAYAVLKDLWVENAGVQEGTCSCAVNKSWIMNSFEPKKMMDYIRLLAMSPCRGADTLDLVIAKAHLKAFHCTNGCLQLPVSVLHQELEDNDESLPATEINLCNGIADMLSPVSSAACFVNKELRRRSRTKRDKMYVLSGHRKRKSLSELTDDKCLPHHIDCHRNSIDRRDPLTSSTKRQKIACFYPVISGKRKMKKLDSLGDMTMASLNCSKQFRAKEHNDRIMGKSKKSPTFIKRNSPRLSQKRNAVFDYPNSQMGTGRLEKTELKDCSPYKMSSGQCLAAINPLNMDKTDKTDSFFNGFRVVSCSSEDKGVEDIGSRKQSRSQLSKSKTVLSDLASPCFIQDSYWSDIIVCSNLDEQLESKSSKGNGETQVKRLKKKEKAQKAN